In Candidatus Cybelea sp., a genomic segment contains:
- a CDS encoding DUF5947 family protein, translating to MNGLERMLRKPPPPGERCDFCATALTPEHSHLIELAARRILCSCRPCYIVFQPEGAAAGRYRPIPSRYAEVSDFEIEGATWDALAIPIGLAFFFYNSLEKKMLAFYPSPAGATESLLPLDTWSEIAAEHPMLDSVQPDVEAILIQRTGGSSRCFIVPIDAAYELVGTIRSTWKGFDGGEEAHRCIEEYFEKIGERSRGRVTAPTS from the coding sequence GTGAACGGACTCGAGCGCATGCTGCGCAAGCCGCCGCCCCCGGGCGAGCGTTGCGATTTCTGTGCGACGGCGCTCACACCAGAACATAGTCACCTGATCGAGCTTGCCGCGCGACGGATTCTCTGCTCGTGCCGGCCGTGCTACATCGTCTTCCAGCCCGAAGGGGCTGCGGCCGGACGATACCGTCCGATTCCCTCGCGCTACGCCGAAGTCTCCGACTTTGAAATCGAAGGTGCAACCTGGGACGCGCTCGCGATTCCGATCGGCTTAGCCTTTTTCTTCTACAATTCGCTTGAGAAGAAGATGCTGGCGTTCTATCCGAGCCCCGCGGGAGCCACCGAATCGCTGCTGCCGCTCGATACGTGGTCGGAGATCGCCGCAGAGCATCCGATGCTCGACTCCGTCCAGCCAGACGTTGAGGCGATCCTGATCCAGCGTACAGGCGGATCGTCGCGGTGCTTCATCGTGCCGATCGACGCTGCATACGAGCTGGTGGGGACGATTCGGAGTACGTGGAAAGGGTTCGACGGCGGTGAAGAAGCCCATCGGTGCATCGAAGAGTACTTCGAAAAGATCGGCGAACGGAGCCGCGGTCGCGTGACCGCCCCGACGTCATGA
- a CDS encoding DUF6084 family protein, producing MTALSFEVTGARVDRYAASPAILLRVAVSEASGAKIDAILLRAQLRLEVARRRYLPQESALLTELFGEPARYGETLRPMLWTHASALLPSFEHQAEFDLSVPCSYDFEVAANKYLASLQDGVIPVNLLFSGTVLVEGSAGVSAELVPWSCEASYPLAVSVWREAMDAFFPNAAWIRVSRDVFDELRRFKIATGLPTWEAAFERLCELARARR from the coding sequence ATGACCGCGCTTTCGTTCGAGGTTACCGGAGCGCGGGTCGATCGCTACGCCGCGTCTCCCGCAATACTCCTTCGCGTGGCCGTCAGCGAGGCGAGCGGGGCAAAGATCGATGCGATCCTTCTGCGCGCCCAGCTGCGGCTGGAGGTGGCGCGGCGGCGTTATTTACCGCAGGAGAGTGCGTTGTTGACCGAGCTGTTCGGCGAGCCGGCGCGTTACGGCGAAACGTTGCGGCCGATGCTCTGGACGCACGCTTCGGCGCTGCTGCCGTCGTTCGAGCACCAAGCAGAATTCGATCTGTCCGTCCCGTGCAGCTACGATTTTGAAGTCGCCGCCAATAAATATCTCGCGTCTCTGCAGGACGGCGTGATTCCGGTAAACCTGCTCTTCAGCGGTACCGTTCTGGTGGAAGGCTCTGCCGGAGTCAGCGCCGAGCTGGTTCCATGGAGCTGCGAGGCGAGCTATCCCCTCGCGGTGAGCGTGTGGCGCGAAGCGATGGACGCCTTCTTTCCGAATGCTGCGTGGATTCGCGTAAGCCGGGACGTTTTCGACGAGTTGCGGCGATTCAAAATAGCAACGGGCCTGCCCACGTGGGAGGCCGCCTTCGAGCGGCTCTGCGAGCTGGCCAGAGCACGGCGATGA